The Nitrospirota bacterium genome includes a region encoding these proteins:
- a CDS encoding ABC transporter permease subunit yields the protein MFKIPFSIPRLGPGFRSVDMGVILFILAMLYLIVYVASGWSGDIGSIVIDLSPVNLPYYSLNSIFRILAAYILSLGFSIWYGYTANKSRSNEQIMIPLLDILQSIPVLSFLPGVTLAMIALFPHSRVGLELSAIILIFTGQVWNMAFSYYNSINTLPKDLTEVSVLYRLSRLQKFIRLELPFSAIGLVWNSMMSVAGGWFFLMACEMFVLKDRDFRLPGLGSYIHTAADAGDILHVFYGLGAMVIIIILLDTIIWRPLVAWTQKFRFETIAGEEEKESFILDVIRRSAIVEKINIYASKMGERIDRLFMAERKEHSWIKSAIRLIVQLLVISLVILLIVRAVVFLSGITMPEILTIIKGVVYSLLRTSASIALAAIWTVPLGVLIGMNARAARFLQPLVQIAASIPATALFPAIILVLIRIGGGLDIGAIFLMLMGTQWYILFNVIAGASSIPHELREASSIYGLRGIRKWKVLILPGIFPYLITGFITATGGAWNATIVSEYVTFAGRTITTPGLGSAISTASASGDFRMLLASTIAMALVVVSINRLLWKRLFILAQEKYRLD from the coding sequence ATGTTTAAGATACCTTTTTCCATACCGAGGCTGGGGCCGGGTTTCAGGAGTGTAGACATGGGGGTAATATTGTTTATCCTTGCCATGTTGTACCTGATTGTATATGTGGCATCAGGCTGGAGCGGGGATATCGGTTCAATTGTCATTGACCTGTCGCCGGTAAATCTCCCGTATTATTCGTTAAACTCTATTTTCAGGATATTGGCGGCTTATATACTCTCACTTGGATTCTCCATCTGGTATGGTTATACAGCAAACAAGAGCAGGTCAAATGAACAGATTATGATTCCCCTCCTTGATATACTTCAGTCCATACCTGTACTGTCATTTCTGCCTGGTGTTACGCTTGCCATGATAGCCCTCTTCCCTCACAGCAGGGTTGGCCTTGAGTTGTCGGCGATCATTCTTATATTCACCGGCCAGGTATGGAACATGGCATTCAGTTACTATAACTCCATAAATACACTGCCCAAAGACCTGACAGAGGTATCTGTTCTATACAGGCTGTCGAGACTCCAGAAGTTCATCAGGCTTGAACTGCCGTTCAGTGCAATAGGGCTTGTGTGGAACAGCATGATGTCTGTTGCCGGAGGTTGGTTCTTCCTGATGGCATGTGAGATGTTTGTTTTAAAGGATAGGGACTTCAGATTACCGGGCTTAGGTTCTTATATTCATACTGCGGCAGATGCAGGGGATATTCTGCATGTATTCTATGGACTTGGTGCAATGGTGATAATAATTATACTGCTCGATACTATTATATGGCGGCCGCTTGTGGCATGGACACAGAAGTTCAGGTTTGAAACCATAGCAGGAGAGGAAGAGAAGGAATCATTCATATTGGATGTCATAAGAAGGTCTGCCATTGTGGAGAAGATTAACATTTATGCATCTAAAATGGGAGAGCGGATAGACAGGCTTTTTATGGCAGAAAGAAAAGAACATTCATGGATTAAGTCTGCAATAAGATTGATTGTCCAGTTATTGGTAATCTCCCTGGTGATATTACTGATTGTCAGGGCTGTCGTCTTTCTGAGCGGTATTACTATGCCTGAGATTCTTACAATAATTAAGGGGGTCGTATATTCCCTGCTCAGGACATCAGCCTCTATTGCACTTGCAGCTATCTGGACAGTACCATTAGGGGTTTTGATAGGGATGAATGCCCGTGCCGCAAGATTCCTCCAGCCCTTAGTCCAGATAGCTGCATCCATACCGGCCACTGCACTTTTTCCTGCTATTATATTAGTATTGATACGTATTGGAGGCGGGCTTGATATAGGCGCAATATTCCTTATGCTGATGGGCACACAATGGTATATACTCTTTAATGTAATTGCAGGGGCATCGTCAATACCACACGAGTTACGGGAGGCATCAAGTATATATGGACTCAGGGGCATAAGAAAGTGGAAGGTATTGATTCTTCCCGGCATCTTCCCGTATCTTATTACAGGTTTTATTACAGCAACAGGCGGGGCATGGAATGCAACTATAGTCTCCGAATATGTTACCTTTGCAGGTAGAACGATAACGACACCTGGGCTTGGCTCAGCCATAAGCACTGCATCCGCGTCCGGTGATTTCAGGATGCTCCTCGCAAGCACAATTGCAATGGCATTAGTAGTGGTAAGTATAAACAGACTTCTATGGAAGAGGCTGTTTATACTTGCTCAGGAGAAGTATAGATTGGATTGA